The DNA segment tatatatatatatatatatatatatacacatacatatacatacgacatatatacatccacacacaacacacatacatacacgtacatttccatacacgacacttacacacatatacactccgtatatggtccatacatacgtatatactCAAGTCCAGTATTActcataatatatatatattatatgcatacacatacagatacGTATACTgtttcacatacatacacactaCGTATACGTTCCTCATATATTGATACTATACAGTATATTCAAGTCCATTGttgcatataatatatatatattatcaaaTACATACACGTGCACTTCCGTACACGTTACATATACATTCCGTATATGCTccttctatatatattttatataccaatCCATTATTACACGTACACATATATTATCCATTTccgtatacgtatataaacagcagcaatcacaccGAGAAATAAAGATtcacgctgctgtttgtgttttacttaaacatttttgttttttccaacAGCGATTTTGTTCCTCGTCTGTTTTCTTGTGTCGGCTTTGCTCACTATCCTGTGGCAGCCGAAGTTCTTTTCCATTTGTGCTTGCTTTCGGCTGTCCGCTTTACCGTGAGTCTTTGTTGAGAAAAGACTCTAAAGTGACTGCCGAAGCATAGTATGTCCAAGAGCCAAAAGAGCGAAAAGGATTCAAAACACTCGTTAAAGCTTCCGACCACATCTCGTCGCCTGTCGTCCGCTTCGCCCGCTCCTTCGGGGTCCAAATCCGCCACACCTGCCGCTCAACTCCGAGTAAAGGTCGATCgtccgtcgccgtctgcttctGCAAAGACTCCGCTGTTGCGTACATCTTCGACTGCTCTACGTAGTCAGGCAACTACCCGTTCCGTCCAAGCTAAATTTAGCAAAACCCGTGCAATGGCTCTCAGCAACTTCGTCGCCGTCTCTGACAGACTGGTGCACTTCgagagtcgggtcagagggcctgcagccgaagatgacaatgtacacacgtacGAAATCCGTCGTGACCGGCTGCAAGTCCTCTGGGACAATGTCGAAGCCGCTTATTCCACATgcgctgatgcactgcatcaaGACGGCCCGTGTTAAGGGGCAAATTACCCAGGTTTCCGGGTCCAGCAGGAGTGAAGCATCCGTTCCTCCTGTAtactccagtggctgccggTTCCCTCCAGTCGACACCGAAGTGTTCCGTGGGGATtacttgcggtggccgacTTTCCGTGACcttttcacggccatctaTGTCAACAATCCAAGGTTGACTCCGgttgagaaacttttccatCTGAATTCGAAGaccgcagatgaggccaaCGAAATCGTAGCCAAATTTCCGCTGACAAACGATGGTTTCGCGTCAGCTTGGGGTGCTCTTTGCGAACGATTTGAAAACAAGCGCTTGTTAATCACAAGCCAGTTGAAAATCCTGttcaacctgtccacggttACCCAAGAGTCGGGAGCAGCAATCAAGGAGCTGCAGAGCACGATCCAACGTtgcttgaccgctcttgaGCATTCAGACATTTCCGTCTGTAGCCCGTTCGCAGATTGCATCCTCGTTTTCCTCTGCTCGGCCAAACTCCCCAAGCTCACACTCTCGTTGTGGGAGCAATCTTTGGTGGACAAAGCAAGAATCCCCGCATGGCAGGACATGAGCACGTTCCTCAATGAGCGCTATCGTACGCTCGAAGCGATTGAGGACGTGAAACAGACGGCCAATCCACAGAACGCGACTGCAGGACCATCCCGTCCGCAGAATTCCAAGCGGGTCAACTCCTTTGAGGCCCGAGTCACTCCGAAaggcaaatcgtgtgacttgtgctcaaagGAGAATCACCCTGTCCGGGTGTGTCCGCGTTTTTTGCAAATGTCGGTCAATGAGAGAATGGCatacatcaaacagaaaagtctcTGTCTAAACTGTTTcgcaagaggtcaccaacACCAATTGCTTTACATGCAAAGGGCGGCACAACACTCTTCTCCATCGGGGTgacagtgcccacaatggtgcctcttcttcttcttccaatatacagtccactccaAATCCAACGGCAACCAATGTGCAGAATTTCTTTACCAATAATGCTCAGAATGtccttctcggcacggcggtCATCAATGTTTGCCACTTGGGCACTACATATACCGCACGTGCGCTAATTGATTCCGGGTCCGAAGCGACcttcatttctgagcgtttGTTCCGACGCATTAAGTTGCCTTTCCAGTCCGTGCGAGCCCAGGTATCCGGGCTAAATCACGCAGTTGCGGCCCAATCGCAGAAGTTATGTCACTCCAGCATTGGTTCTCCGacgaagccgaggctccatATCGAGACTTCGGCATTCGTAATTCCACAGTTGGCAGGCAAACTGCCCTCCTTCGATATGCCGCGAACTTTCCTAAAGGATCTACCAGCGATAGAACTGGCAGATCCACACTTCTACAAGAGCGCTCAGATCGATATTctaattggcgcggatatccttccgtcgGTCATCTTGAGCGGctcccggccaaacatttgtggctcactccttggGCAGGAAACCGTGTTTGGCTGGATTCTTACCGGCCCCGTCTCCCAGGGTATGTCGACAACTGTttctgcgttttcgacaagagtcgcCCTCCAAGCAGAAGAACAGCTCGACAGCCTactttccaaattttgggaggtggaggaTATTCCAGCGAAGCTGATCAAGGAGTCAGACTTCGTTTGCGAAGAAAACTTCGTTAAGACTACTTCTCGTAGCAAATGTGGCAGATAtcgggtgactcttccattccggaagccCGATGGCATTGAACTTGGTCATTCCAGATCTATAGCGCTTGCTCAATTTCTCAAGAACGAGAATCGTTTGTCAAGAAACGATTCTCTAAAGGAACAGTACAATGCCGTTCTCCAGGAGTACGTGGACTTGGGTCATATGACACCCATATCGCCTCAGGCGATTGTCACGACTCCTAATTTCTACCTGCCTCACCACGCCGTGTTCAAACCAGATAGCACCACAACGAAGGTGCGGGTCGTCTTCAACGCATCTTGTCCATCCTCAAATGGCAAGAGTCTGAATGATATCCTTCATTCAGGGCCCATTCTCCAATCGGATCTCACGTTGCAGATCCTCAGATGGCgatactatcgatatgtgTTCAATGCGGACATAACGAAGATGTATCGCCAAATCCTCATGGACTCAAAGCACACACCGTTCCAACGAATTCTGTTCCGCACGTCGGACGGTGAGATCCGTGACTTTGAATTGAACACAGTGACATTCGGTGTCAACTGTGCGCCTTTCCTGGCTCTACGAGTCCTCCAGCAACTTGCTGATGACATACGCTTGGAGTATCCTCTCGCAAGCCGAGTCATTTCCAACAACATGTACGTGGACGACGTCCTAGTGGGGACACACACAAGAGAAGAGGCCATCCGGACCATTGCGGAAGTGTGTGCAGCCCTGAACAGCGCTGGCTTCCCGCTGAGGAAGTGGACGTCGAACCATAAGAGCGTGCTGAAGGACATTCCAAAGGACCATCTACTTCGTGAAGATTTCCTTGAACTCGAAGACTCCAGTACGGCGAAAACTCTGGGCATCAGGCCTATCCTGCTCTGGGAAAGATCCGGATTCCAAGATGGGTCCAATTGCAGACACGAGTGAAGCTCCAGTACCACGGATTCTGTGATGCATCAGAAAGGGCGTACGGAGCAGCGATCTATGTCCGTGTGGAGACGGCGAACAAGGTTTCCACACATCTCCTTACTGCGAAGACAAAGGTGGCTCCTGTCAAGTCTCTCTCAGTGCCACGTCTGGAGCTTTGTGGCGCAGTCCTGTTGGCTGAGCTATCTGCAGCCCTCCTCCTGAATCTGCCAGCAGAAAGTTTCCAGACTTTCTTTTGGACCGACTCAACAATTGTTCTCGCCTGGTTGAACAAGCCACCCTGCCGATGGACAACCTTTGTGGCCAATCGTGTGACCAAGATTGTCCAAGCCAGCGACGCCAAGAACTGGTCGCATATGCGATCCGAGCACAATCCGGCAGATCTTGCAAGCCGTGGTGTCCTGCCACAAGAATTGATTCGTAATTCTTTGTGGTGGCATGGACCAGAGTGGCTTCATCTCCCGTCGGATCAATGGCCAACATCTCCAAGTCCCATTCCGGAGACTCTGCTGGAGCAGCGGATTAAGTGCAACGTCGCTAAGCTACCTCCGACTCCCGACTTCCTGAGCAAGTTCTCTGAGTTTGGCAGGGAGCTGCGCACGTCTGCCTATGTTCTCCGATTCATCGATAGGAGTCGGAAGTTGGCAGTTCCAAGCTCTACCGTGGTCCAGGCGGATGAGCTGTCACGGATCCAAGAGCGGCTAATCGTCATGGCTCAACGACACACTTTCCAACAGGAATACCAATGTCTGCAGTCCAAGCAGCAGGTTCCTTCCTCAAGTTCAATCCGAAACTTGAACCCTTTCCTCGATGGCAAGGGGATTCTACGGGCCTGTGGGCGTCTGAGGGCGTCCCACTCGCTGCGTTACGATGAGAGTCATCCAATCATCCTCTCGTATTCCTCGTCCTTTGCACGACTACTAGTTCGTT comes from the Drosophila sulfurigaster albostrigata strain 15112-1811.04 chromosome 2L, ASM2355843v2, whole genome shotgun sequence genome and includes:
- the LOC133836179 gene encoding uncharacterized protein LOC133836179 yields the protein MSKPLIPHALMHCIKTARVKGQITQVSGSSRSEASVPPVYSSGCRFPPVDTEVFRGDYLRWPTFRDLFTAIYVNNPRLTPVEKLFHLNSKTADEANEIVAKFPLTNDGFASAWGALCERFENKRLLITSQLKILFNLSTVTQESGAAIKELQSTIQRCLTALEHSDISVCSPFADCILVFLCSAKLPKLTLSLWEQSLVDKARIPAWQDMSTFLNERYRTLEAIEDVKQTANPQNATAGPSRPQNSKRVNSFEARVTPKGKSCDLCSKENHPVRSTPNPTATNVQNFFTNNAQNVLLGTAVINVCHLGTTYTARALIDSGSEATFISERLFRRIKLPFQSVRAQVSGLNHAVAAQSQKLCHSSIGSPTKPRLHIETSAFVIPQLAGKLPSFDMPRTFLKDLPAIELADPHFYKSAQIDILIGADILPSVILSGSRPNICGSLLGQETVFGWILTGPVSQGMSTTVSAFSTRVALQAEEQLDSLLSKFWEVEDIPAKLIKESDFVCEENFVKTTSRSKCGRYRVTLPFRKPDGIELGHSRSIALAQFLKNENRLSRNDSLKEQYNAVLQEYVDLGHMTPISPQAIVTTPNFYLPHHAVFKPDSTTTKVRVVFNASCPSSNGKSLNDILHSGPILQSDLTLQILRWRYYRYVFNADITKMYRQILMDSKHTPFQRILFRTSDGEIRDFELNTVTFGVNCAPFLALRVLQQLADDIRLEYPLASRVISNNMYVDDVLVGTHTREEAIRTIAEVCAALNSAGFPLRKLQYGENSGHQAYPALGKIRIPRWVQLQTRVKLQYHGFCDASERAYGAAIYVRVETANKVSTHLLTAKTKVAPVKSLSVPRLELCGAVLLAELSAALLLNLPAESFQTFFWTDSTIVLAWLNKPPCRWTTFVANRVTKIVQASDAKNWSHMRSEHNPADLASRGVLPQELIRNSLWWHGPEWLHLPSDQWPTSPSPIPETLLEQRIKCNVAKLPPTPDFLSKFSEFGRELRTSAYVLRFIDRSRKLAVPSSTVVQADELSRIQERLIVMAQRHTFQQEYQCLQSKQQVPSSSSIRNLNPFLDGKGILRACGRLRASHSLRYDESHPIILSYSSSFARLLVRFTHRISLHGGNQVVMRLIRSRFWIPKLKVLVKSTINSCKVCVIYRKRLQTQMMGDLPKERASYSRPFTHTGVDFAGPFEIKNSTGRACLITKGYVCVFVCFSTKAIHLRQHRISRRRNSWPHSPVSSHGAATRECIIAQHAHKSLSWHFNPPGAPHMGGLWEAGVKSFKALFYKATSTSKYTFEELSTLLAKIEACLNSMPISPMSEDPSDLLALTPGHFLIGGPLISVLEPPINQPATSILNRWQRLKALHQQFCFRWKDEYLKELHKRTKWQSPTRNLRIGDMVVIKEDNLPSNEWRLGRVLTTCPGTDAKVRVVDVLTARGTIRRPVAKLILLPMDSKTDPSTSEGLKDE